From Stenotrophomonas nitritireducens, the proteins below share one genomic window:
- a CDS encoding hydroxymethylglutaryl-CoA lyase, with translation MMAGGNEDEDRVRIIEVGACSGLQHQTKLLPTAVRINLIELLESAGITEMEVGAFSTSRLLPQMADSAALCTQLGVAPIDRIRSVRVADIKALELAIAAGCRDITISAAASNAWCRANLNCSSSESLRRADQIAEHALALGIQVRATLFTVIHCPLSGAVAPAEVARAVAALHTMGCREVSLCDTTGSGTPASVGKLLRACAVEVPLHWLAAHFRDTYGFGIANTIEALEHGVRAFDGAISGLGGDRHAPGAAGSLATEDLVHAFDALGIGCHVDLDGLLLAADYIDCVLERSTESRVGRALRASRRQSRQHAAGCGWAS, from the coding sequence ATGATGGCCGGGGGCAACGAGGACGAAGATCGTGTGCGCATCATCGAGGTCGGTGCATGCAGCGGCTTGCAGCACCAGACCAAGCTGCTGCCCACGGCGGTGCGCATCAACCTGATCGAACTGCTGGAATCGGCCGGCATCACGGAGATGGAAGTCGGTGCGTTCAGCACATCGCGCCTGCTCCCGCAGATGGCCGATAGCGCTGCGCTGTGCACGCAGCTGGGCGTCGCACCCATCGACCGCATCCGTTCGGTGAGAGTGGCCGACATCAAGGCACTGGAATTGGCCATTGCTGCCGGTTGTCGCGACATCACCATCAGCGCGGCCGCGTCCAACGCCTGGTGCCGCGCCAACCTCAACTGCAGCAGCAGCGAGAGCCTGCGCCGTGCCGACCAGATCGCCGAGCACGCACTGGCGCTTGGCATCCAGGTACGCGCCACGCTTTTCACCGTCATCCACTGCCCGCTCAGCGGTGCGGTGGCACCGGCAGAGGTCGCCCGCGCCGTGGCGGCGCTCCACACCATGGGCTGCCGTGAGGTCAGCCTGTGCGATACCACCGGCTCCGGCACGCCCGCATCGGTAGGCAAACTGCTGCGCGCATGCGCGGTGGAGGTGCCGCTGCATTGGCTGGCCGCACACTTCCGTGACACCTACGGGTTTGGCATCGCCAACACGATCGAAGCGCTGGAACATGGCGTGCGCGCCTTTGATGGCGCCATTTCAGGGCTTGGTGGCGACCGCCATGCCCCGGGCGCCGCTGGCAGCCTGGCTACCGAGGACCTGGTGCATGCGTTCGACGCGTTGGGGATCGGCTGTCATGTCGATCTGGATGGGCTGCTGCTGGCAGCCGATTACATCGATTGTGTGCTTGAGCGCAGCACCGAATCACGGGTAGGCCGCGCCCTGCGCGCCAGCCGACGCCAATCCAGGCAGCATGCCGCCGGTTGCGGCTGGGCGAGCTGA
- a CDS encoding BLUF domain-containing protein, translating into MQYHAIAYASTAVAGLTTEDVDRLLIDARARNQIQGVTGVLLYDGSRFFQYLEGPDYGVSKIYSRIQESSKHARIEELFNGPVEATYFRQWYMACSETDGSILQKFCTKEWRREAPYLGEDHNGEPPEVLQDLIQFWNEICSD; encoded by the coding sequence ATGCAATATCACGCGATTGCTTATGCGAGCACCGCAGTCGCAGGCCTGACAACAGAAGATGTTGATCGACTGTTGATCGACGCTCGCGCTAGGAACCAGATCCAAGGTGTGACCGGAGTTTTACTTTACGATGGAAGCCGATTCTTTCAGTATCTGGAAGGGCCTGACTACGGTGTGAGCAAGATCTACTCACGCATACAGGAATCCTCAAAGCATGCCCGGATCGAGGAACTCTTCAACGGTCCTGTTGAAGCAACCTATTTCCGTCAGTGGTACATGGCCTGCAGCGAAACCGACGGCAGCATCCTGCAAAAATTCTGCACGAAAGAGTGGCGTCGCGAGGCTCCGTATCTCGGTGAAGACCACAATGGGGAGCCACCAGAAGTGCTTCAAGATTTGATCCAGTTCTGGAACGAGATTTGCTCAGACTGA
- a CDS encoding alpha/beta hydrolase family protein has translation MNEVRSTTLTAADGYRLGATRYPAMGPLRGRIIVASATAVPQGFYKRFAEHARRRGHEILTFDYRGIGQSRPPSLKGFRMDLLDWARQDLAAAVDAMPEDGVPLFIAGHSYAGHAFGLLPNHAKVAGFHVSGTGAGWHGWMPLGERIKVRALWAVLGPVTRWKGYSPWKTLGMGEDIPEDAFRQWRHWCRFPHYFFDDPAMSGIEASYATVTTPIIAANALDDLWAAPASRDAFVKAYSNAPLTKRDIDPRSLGRAIGHMGYFRQSAEPLWDEMLDWFGSLPKGRAVEKLSRFDSLPSRQTA, from the coding sequence ATGAACGAGGTGCGTTCCACCACGCTGACAGCGGCGGATGGTTATCGGCTGGGCGCCACCCGCTACCCGGCGATGGGGCCGTTGCGTGGTCGCATCATCGTGGCCAGTGCCACCGCGGTCCCGCAGGGTTTCTACAAGCGTTTCGCCGAGCATGCCCGCCGGCGCGGCCATGAGATCCTGACCTTCGACTACCGCGGCATCGGCCAGTCGCGGCCTCCTTCGTTGAAGGGATTTCGCATGGATCTGCTCGACTGGGCCAGGCAAGACCTTGCCGCAGCGGTGGATGCCATGCCGGAGGATGGCGTGCCGCTGTTCATCGCGGGGCACTCGTACGCCGGGCACGCGTTCGGCCTGCTTCCCAACCATGCCAAGGTCGCCGGATTCCATGTCTCCGGTACCGGTGCGGGTTGGCATGGCTGGATGCCGCTCGGCGAGCGGATCAAGGTGCGAGCGCTGTGGGCCGTGCTGGGTCCGGTGACCCGCTGGAAGGGCTATTCGCCGTGGAAGACTCTCGGCATGGGCGAGGACATTCCGGAGGACGCATTCCGACAGTGGCGCCACTGGTGTCGTTTTCCCCACTATTTTTTCGATGATCCGGCGATGAGCGGGATTGAGGCATCCTACGCCACGGTCACGACGCCAATCATCGCGGCCAACGCACTCGATGACCTGTGGGCAGCGCCCGCATCGCGCGATGCGTTCGTGAAAGCCTACAGCAACGCTCCGCTGACGAAACGTGACATCGACCCGCGCAGCCTGGGACGGGCCATCGGACACATGGGCTATTTCCGCCAGAGTGCTGAACCACTGTGGGACGAGATGCTGGACTGGTTTGGATCATTGCCCAAGGGGCGTGCCGTAGAGAAGCTCTCCAGGTTTGATTCACTGCCAAGCCGGCAGACCGCATGA
- a CDS encoding TetR/AcrR family transcriptional regulator: MTKPALDSRQRMVVAAADMLARHGLNATSIRELAKRADAPLGSTYHHFPRGKDQVIVEAIALAGARVDAGLDLYLQAGNPAGLGQFIASWRDILVRSKFRIGCPVMAAAIDEPLVPEGDAPREAAAKVFAGWRRRLEKSFASGGIGKDEAADLATLVIASLEGAVVLCRAEQSIEPFDRIARQIESLAKSQLRK; encoded by the coding sequence ATGACCAAGCCCGCCCTGGATTCGCGACAGCGCATGGTGGTCGCCGCTGCCGACATGCTCGCTCGCCATGGCCTCAATGCCACCAGCATCCGCGAGTTGGCGAAGCGCGCCGATGCACCCTTGGGGTCGACCTATCATCATTTTCCCCGGGGCAAGGACCAGGTCATCGTCGAAGCAATCGCGCTTGCCGGTGCGCGCGTCGATGCCGGACTCGACCTTTACCTGCAAGCAGGCAATCCAGCAGGACTTGGTCAGTTCATTGCCAGCTGGCGAGACATTCTGGTGCGATCCAAGTTCCGGATCGGATGCCCGGTGATGGCCGCTGCCATCGACGAGCCGCTGGTTCCAGAGGGGGATGCACCACGCGAAGCGGCCGCCAAGGTTTTCGCTGGCTGGCGCCGACGCCTGGAGAAATCGTTCGCATCCGGCGGCATTGGCAAGGATGAGGCTGCGGACTTGGCGACACTCGTGATCGCGAGCCTGGAAGGCGCGGTGGTCCTTTGCCGCGCCGAGCAGAGCATCGAGCCCTTCGATCGGATCGCCAGACAAATTGAATCCCTAGCCAAAAGCCAATTACGCAAGTAA
- a CDS encoding DUF3320 domain-containing protein, whose product MDKSFEDGTVDTPESGSVLRERGSLIDKVNRARLELLDLSTRNRLLSVPRSGHAKTVEVINELAQAMYQTLVIDGKRFTFAAGRADPKTVADDAVGEEGDQADSVGAVQVEGVDAEADLTLVEDELDDFELLAQPNLELDEQGRRVSHWDAQLMTRLTPTGLQKRLLDLYVDARTLQEEQGINVLYLGIGYLKWRAPTTPKIDRYAPLVLVPVALERSNAGEKFHLRWQGDEIVANLSLQLFLQRQFEMKLPEIDEFESLDIDDYLSKVASLIEGKPDWAVMPDDAVLGLFSFAKFMMYRDLDPVSWEQFGGLGALRALRGVVSDGFPGAAISTSEEDIDATVSPEEMRHVVDSDSSQSLVVHDVLKGRSIVVQGPPGTGKSQTIANVIAGAIADNKRVLFVAEKLAALEVVKRRLDQVRLGAACLELHSNKANKRALLEELRLTWNLSPLADEDSGPIVRQLIERRDLLNAHASRLHQEMLPSRLTPYEVFGNLVRLRREGHVTARIRLDSPLEWTWERVEENQKLLQDLCDRVLTMGIPDQHAWAGVGNDALLPNDRDRLIGEIAELATTLKEWRQRTVELASALDLTFSDSLDAPQAAIGRTKVLLTAPAIGPDALADASWETPAGLDSLIEDVRRAQELRRTCNEFAAESAIEHVWEQTRQELSSVPGDFLLGRELSVMRDAHQKLSGMGSDLARLAQLVGEQRPLTFEVMAHVCALAERASSAPQIDRDALVARIWERGVDSVQNLVDWVQQVQAARRELSEVFRDSAWSANLEGARLQIASRTGSLMRFLSGEWRAANRLVRAQLRNPKLPADSLLPALDKLLDAQAALRRVEEGNAQGEEAFGANWERDRSDTAFLRGVVAWMRSMRPFGLGAREQVATIGDKGLAAELAARLGPGLAEVQALLSPIHESLLTSGQMLWSAVESSLPRVPLLRLLGDTAPFGQAISVCDSLNNAQTMTVSLALERIDALTSTQAALAALAQFDRQGEAAFGDLWLGLASDAAALQDACLWMTTNAELRMLASRTVDAQQTLEQATNQLEEAERLGIELSELFTALRFAGNDEVASNTADVSVNATIGQLKAWEADPEGLPQWVAYIAQANVAKRRGLKNFVDALATGVLTPDEARGTFDLAYYEAVLSAMVARAPELATFDGKKQTELVESFCELDRSRIDLARRQVSRSHRERIPSKNGAAGPVAVILGEMAKKRSHLPIRQLMVSAAPAIQALKPVFMMSPLSVAQFLPPGAVEFDLLVIDEASQVQPIDALGAIARAKQLVIVGDERQLPPTRFFSRALGDSSTPVDESAAPADVESILGLCLARGLPDRMLQWHYRSRHQSLIAVSNSQFYENKLLIVPSPYTSEAGVGLRFHHLPDAVYDRGGTSTNAREAKAVAMAVIAHAQTTPHLTLGAAAFSTQQRRAIFDEVELLRRQHPETEGFFTAHAHEPFFVKSLENIQGDERDVIFISIGYGRDSRGGVSMNFGPVSSEGGERRLNVLISRAKQRCEVFSSITDEDIDLSRGKGKGTAALKLFLHYARTGRLHIADEAVEQRKKTFEQEVAKALIGRGYDLHMNVGVAGFFVDIAIADPERPGRYIIGIECDGDSYRRSNGARDRDRLRDQALRDKGWQVQRVWSAEWFLRPAAELDALVRVIERSKLEPDPFEAETVSRPRAVPVNIESVEHDDFVEVGLVSSDELPRTEPYVEANFAVPSQQQELHAVPAMRMAGFVRDLVHVEGPIHRSEAVVRIRSLWGLQRAGGRIQSAVDEGVRRAVEDGLVLQDGEFLLWPGRAIRVRDRSSVHSLSLRRPELLPPMEMDVAILELVRENLGASLDEVALHVSRRLGFRTTSAQLRAALVARAETLLARGVLDLRNGLLVERAVQQ is encoded by the coding sequence ATGGATAAGTCGTTTGAGGACGGGACGGTCGACACCCCGGAGAGCGGATCTGTGCTCCGGGAGCGAGGCTCGCTGATTGACAAGGTCAATCGGGCCCGCCTCGAGCTGCTGGATCTATCGACTCGCAACCGGTTGCTTAGCGTTCCCAGGTCCGGCCACGCCAAGACGGTCGAAGTGATCAATGAGCTCGCGCAGGCGATGTATCAGACGCTCGTCATCGACGGAAAGCGCTTCACTTTCGCTGCAGGTAGGGCTGACCCAAAGACAGTCGCAGACGATGCAGTAGGCGAGGAGGGCGATCAGGCCGACTCAGTCGGTGCCGTCCAGGTGGAGGGTGTTGATGCGGAAGCGGACCTCACGCTTGTCGAGGATGAGCTGGACGACTTCGAACTTCTGGCGCAGCCGAACCTAGAGCTGGACGAGCAGGGTCGTCGCGTTAGCCACTGGGACGCCCAGTTGATGACGCGCTTGACACCGACCGGCTTGCAGAAGCGACTCTTAGATCTCTATGTTGATGCCCGCACGCTTCAAGAAGAGCAGGGCATCAACGTGCTCTACCTCGGTATTGGCTATCTAAAATGGCGTGCACCGACAACCCCTAAGATCGATCGATATGCGCCACTCGTGCTGGTGCCCGTCGCCTTGGAGCGCAGCAACGCAGGCGAGAAATTTCACCTCAGATGGCAGGGCGATGAGATCGTCGCCAACCTGTCGCTCCAGCTCTTCCTGCAACGTCAGTTTGAGATGAAGCTTCCCGAAATCGATGAGTTCGAAAGCCTCGACATCGATGACTACCTGTCCAAGGTTGCGTCACTGATTGAGGGCAAGCCTGATTGGGCAGTCATGCCGGACGATGCGGTATTGGGCCTATTCTCGTTTGCGAAGTTCATGATGTATCGGGATCTAGACCCTGTGAGCTGGGAGCAGTTTGGTGGCTTAGGAGCGCTCCGTGCACTTCGGGGCGTAGTTTCGGATGGATTCCCCGGCGCGGCTATTTCGACAAGCGAAGAGGACATTGACGCCACTGTAAGCCCGGAAGAGATGCGCCATGTCGTGGACAGCGACAGCTCCCAGTCCCTCGTTGTCCATGACGTGCTCAAGGGGCGGAGCATCGTCGTTCAAGGGCCGCCGGGGACCGGTAAGTCCCAAACCATCGCGAATGTTATCGCGGGGGCAATTGCCGATAATAAGCGCGTGTTGTTCGTGGCGGAGAAATTGGCGGCCCTAGAAGTTGTGAAGAGGCGCTTGGACCAAGTTCGACTCGGCGCCGCCTGTCTTGAGCTTCACAGCAACAAGGCGAACAAGCGAGCCCTACTGGAAGAACTTCGGCTCACATGGAACTTGAGCCCGCTGGCCGATGAGGACAGCGGCCCGATCGTTCGTCAGCTCATTGAGCGACGCGATTTGCTTAACGCCCATGCCTCGCGCCTGCACCAAGAAATGCTTCCGTCGAGACTGACGCCCTACGAAGTGTTCGGCAACCTTGTTCGGCTGCGTCGGGAGGGGCATGTTACGGCTCGCATTCGGCTTGATTCGCCTCTCGAGTGGACGTGGGAGAGGGTAGAGGAAAACCAGAAGCTGCTTCAGGACCTGTGCGACCGAGTCCTTACAATGGGCATCCCCGACCAGCACGCCTGGGCCGGTGTCGGGAATGATGCGCTGCTGCCGAACGATCGGGACCGGTTGATTGGGGAGATCGCTGAACTCGCCACTACTCTGAAGGAATGGAGGCAACGCACTGTCGAACTGGCCAGCGCTCTCGACCTTACATTCTCGGACAGCCTAGATGCGCCACAAGCCGCAATTGGCCGAACCAAGGTTCTGCTGACTGCGCCGGCTATCGGACCCGATGCACTCGCCGACGCGTCTTGGGAGACTCCTGCGGGCCTCGATAGCCTGATCGAAGACGTTCGGCGTGCGCAGGAGCTGCGCCGAACTTGTAACGAATTCGCGGCCGAATCGGCAATTGAACATGTATGGGAGCAAACGAGGCAAGAGTTGTCGAGTGTTCCTGGTGACTTCCTCCTCGGCAGGGAACTGTCTGTGATGCGCGATGCGCACCAGAAGCTGTCAGGCATGGGGTCTGACCTAGCCCGTCTAGCACAGTTGGTAGGGGAGCAGCGGCCGCTAACATTCGAGGTAATGGCTCATGTCTGCGCGCTTGCGGAGCGTGCAAGCTCAGCGCCGCAGATTGATCGCGATGCTTTAGTTGCTCGTATTTGGGAGCGAGGCGTTGATTCGGTCCAGAACTTGGTCGACTGGGTGCAACAGGTCCAGGCGGCCCGCCGTGAACTAAGTGAGGTTTTCCGCGACTCTGCGTGGTCTGCCAACCTTGAGGGCGCTCGGCTGCAAATCGCTAGCCGTACCGGGAGCCTCATGCGCTTTTTAAGCGGCGAGTGGCGTGCCGCAAATCGGCTGGTCCGCGCGCAGCTGCGAAATCCAAAGCTTCCAGCTGATTCTTTGCTGCCAGCACTGGACAAACTCCTTGACGCCCAGGCGGCGCTCCGCCGGGTCGAGGAGGGCAATGCTCAGGGTGAGGAAGCGTTCGGCGCTAACTGGGAGCGTGATCGCTCTGATACCGCTTTCTTAAGAGGCGTTGTAGCCTGGATGCGTAGCATGCGCCCGTTTGGGCTGGGCGCGCGCGAGCAAGTCGCCACCATTGGTGATAAAGGCTTAGCGGCTGAGTTGGCGGCTCGCCTTGGCCCAGGACTGGCCGAAGTCCAAGCCCTTTTGTCTCCCATACATGAATCATTGCTCACTAGCGGGCAGATGCTGTGGAGCGCGGTAGAGTCCTCGCTTCCAAGGGTTCCGCTGCTTCGATTGTTGGGCGACACGGCCCCGTTCGGACAGGCAATCTCGGTTTGCGATTCGCTGAACAACGCTCAGACGATGACCGTGTCACTGGCCCTCGAACGCATCGACGCTCTGACCAGCACTCAGGCTGCACTTGCCGCACTTGCTCAATTCGACCGGCAAGGCGAAGCCGCGTTCGGTGACCTGTGGCTAGGCCTCGCATCGGATGCTGCTGCGCTTCAAGATGCTTGTCTCTGGATGACCACCAATGCTGAGTTGAGGATGCTGGCCTCGCGCACCGTCGACGCCCAGCAGACGCTTGAGCAGGCGACAAATCAGCTTGAGGAAGCTGAAAGACTGGGCATAGAGCTTTCTGAGCTATTCACTGCTTTACGATTTGCGGGTAACGACGAGGTCGCATCGAATACCGCTGACGTCTCCGTGAATGCCACGATAGGCCAGCTCAAAGCGTGGGAAGCAGATCCGGAAGGGCTTCCGCAATGGGTTGCTTACATAGCTCAAGCAAATGTGGCCAAACGACGTGGACTGAAGAACTTCGTCGATGCGCTGGCGACCGGTGTCTTAACTCCTGATGAGGCCCGGGGCACGTTCGATCTAGCCTATTATGAGGCGGTTCTGTCAGCAATGGTTGCGCGGGCCCCCGAGCTGGCGACGTTCGACGGGAAAAAGCAGACCGAGCTTGTCGAGTCGTTCTGCGAGCTAGACCGAAGCCGCATTGACCTGGCTCGGCGGCAGGTTTCGCGCTCGCATCGCGAGCGAATCCCGTCGAAGAATGGGGCAGCGGGCCCTGTGGCGGTGATTCTCGGCGAGATGGCGAAGAAGAGAAGCCACCTCCCTATTCGCCAACTGATGGTGTCGGCGGCGCCTGCCATCCAGGCACTCAAGCCGGTTTTCATGATGAGCCCGCTGTCGGTGGCGCAATTTCTACCGCCAGGTGCGGTGGAATTTGATCTTTTGGTCATCGACGAGGCAAGTCAGGTCCAGCCAATCGACGCCTTGGGTGCCATTGCCCGCGCCAAGCAACTGGTCATCGTAGGGGACGAGCGTCAATTGCCGCCCACGCGGTTCTTCTCAAGAGCTCTGGGCGATTCGTCCACACCCGTGGATGAGTCCGCAGCGCCGGCGGACGTTGAGAGTATCTTGGGACTGTGTCTGGCGCGGGGGCTGCCGGACAGAATGCTCCAGTGGCACTACCGAAGCCGCCACCAGTCTCTAATTGCGGTGTCCAATAGTCAGTTCTACGAGAACAAGCTACTGATCGTGCCAAGCCCCTACACGAGTGAGGCGGGCGTGGGTCTGCGGTTCCATCACCTGCCCGACGCCGTTTATGATCGTGGTGGCACTAGCACCAACGCGCGTGAGGCGAAGGCGGTTGCCATGGCGGTCATTGCTCACGCGCAAACGACACCGCATCTTACCTTGGGGGCTGCCGCTTTCTCGACACAGCAACGACGGGCAATCTTTGACGAAGTGGAACTGCTGCGTCGCCAACACCCTGAGACCGAAGGTTTCTTCACGGCACACGCCCATGAGCCGTTCTTCGTCAAAAGCTTGGAGAACATCCAGGGCGATGAACGCGATGTCATCTTCATTTCTATCGGCTATGGCCGAGATTCGCGCGGCGGGGTGAGTATGAACTTCGGTCCGGTCAGTAGCGAAGGCGGCGAACGACGTCTCAACGTGCTCATCAGTCGCGCCAAACAACGATGTGAGGTCTTTTCGTCCATCACTGACGAAGACATCGATCTCAGTCGAGGCAAGGGCAAGGGCACTGCTGCACTCAAACTGTTCTTGCACTATGCCCGCACAGGGCGCCTCCATATTGCCGACGAAGCTGTAGAGCAGCGCAAAAAGACGTTTGAGCAGGAGGTTGCAAAAGCGCTCATCGGTCGTGGCTACGACCTTCACATGAACGTGGGGGTGGCCGGCTTCTTCGTCGACATTGCTATCGCCGATCCGGAGAGGCCAGGGCGCTACATCATTGGTATCGAATGCGACGGAGACTCCTACCGCAGGTCCAACGGTGCGCGTGATCGGGACCGTTTACGTGACCAGGCGCTGCGCGATAAAGGCTGGCAAGTCCAAAGGGTATGGAGTGCGGAATGGTTCCTCAGGCCTGCCGCGGAACTTGATGCCTTGGTGCGCGTCATCGAGCGTTCAAAACTGGAGCCGGACCCCTTTGAGGCAGAGACGGTATCTCGGCCGCGCGCCGTTCCAGTCAACATCGAGAGCGTGGAACACGACGACTTCGTCGAAGTGGGTCTGGTTAGCTCTGACGAGTTACCTCGCACCGAGCCTTATGTGGAAGCCAACTTCGCGGTGCCCAGCCAGCAACAGGAGTTGCATGCAGTTCCAGCAATGCGGATGGCAGGTTTTGTGCGCGACTTGGTTCACGTCGAGGGCCCAATCCATCGGTCAGAGGCCGTTGTTCGCATTCGTTCTCTATGGGGGTTGCAACGGGCCGGAGGGCGCATCCAGAGTGCGGTGGATGAGGGCGTTCGGCGGGCGGTTGAAGACGGTCTGGTGTTGCAGGATGGGGAGTTCCTCCTGTGGCCTGGTCGCGCTATTCGAGTGAGGGACAGAAGCAGCGTTCATTCCCTGAGCCTGCGTCGACCCGAGTTGCTTCCACCTATGGAGATGGATGTCGCGATCTTGGAACTGGTGCGCGAGAACCTAGGGGCATCATTGGACGAAGTAGCACTCCACGTGTCGCGTCGGCTGGGCTTCCGAACGACGAGCGCGCAGCTGCGAGCGGCTCTGGTGGCTAGGGCCGAAACACTTTTGGCGCGTGGTGTCTTGGACCTCCGGAATGGATTGTTGGTGGAGCGAGCTGTTCAACAGTGA
- a CDS encoding abortive infection family protein encodes MEGLRPTEIHWIISHYIGVSGGYLGDFTYPSHREFYAAYCDLTVDPEAYPGTTRQRFLAVLSSANSQTQAAIVRGVARRFPVGSEVQRTQDAHSKLLTMAKRCSQVAAVEPTSPRLASELVRQALADAASLLEVQGPVSALDRVHTALHGYLKTVCRSAGLDLASLPADPGVTQVFKLMRERHPALRDMGVQDDAMRKIVFSIGNILDSLNPLRNRGSLAHANDQLVERDEALLAINLTRSIIQYLDSKIVANRNT; translated from the coding sequence ATGGAAGGCCTACGCCCGACTGAAATACATTGGATCATCAGCCACTACATTGGCGTGTCGGGCGGTTACCTGGGCGATTTCACCTATCCATCCCACCGTGAGTTCTATGCCGCCTACTGCGACCTAACGGTCGATCCCGAAGCCTACCCGGGCACCACGCGGCAACGCTTCTTGGCGGTGCTCTCTTCCGCCAATTCGCAGACTCAGGCAGCGATAGTGCGAGGCGTTGCCCGACGATTTCCGGTGGGGTCAGAGGTCCAGCGGACGCAAGATGCACATTCGAAGCTGCTTACCATGGCAAAGCGATGCAGCCAAGTAGCCGCCGTAGAGCCGACGTCACCCAGGTTAGCCAGCGAGCTGGTGCGCCAAGCCTTGGCCGATGCTGCATCGCTGCTAGAGGTGCAGGGTCCAGTGAGTGCCTTGGATCGCGTTCACACGGCTCTCCATGGTTATTTGAAAACGGTATGTCGATCGGCAGGACTGGATCTGGCGTCGCTGCCAGCAGATCCTGGAGTCACTCAAGTTTTCAAACTGATGCGTGAACGCCATCCTGCGCTGCGCGATATGGGCGTCCAAGACGACGCAATGCGCAAGATTGTCTTTTCCATTGGCAACATTCTAGATTCACTTAATCCGCTCCGTAACAGAGGGAGCCTAGCTCACGCCAACGATCAGCTTGTCGAACGCGATGAGGCGCTGCTTGCCATCAATCTAACCCGCAGCATCATTCAATACCTAGATAGCAAGATAGTGGCAAATCGCAATACGTAG
- the hxsB gene encoding His-Xaa-Ser system radical SAM maturase HxsB — MSKFRSPQAFALSDSYKLLPFRFRRLPWDHNRAFVSSMGGDWLLMGMKDLQKFVAHELPSDSSLFADIQARHLAVASADTSSIAPLLSQIRTRKSYILGGPALHIFVVSLRCHHTCSYCQVSRQETTAADFDMEKRHAELAVERLFEWPSQELTVEFQGGEPLLNFEQVIRLTELIVERNRSAGRSLRFVLASTLHDLTEGQLEFLAEHRFKLSTSLDGPEWLHNANRPRPGRDSYRRTIDGIDLGRRWLGEDGVSALTTLTKRSLEVPEAIIDEYRKVGFHSISLRPLSPYGFATRTAPRTGYTTSDYLAFYRRAFQHLISINRSGYAMDESYASLLLSQLFTSFGHGYVDLRSPSGAGLGAVIYDYDGRVYPSDEARMLAAMGDDGFALGDVSQTVPEWLVSPAMERILSAGVAEALPTCSDCAFVPMCGADPIEHYARQGDPIGHRPTSDFCSRNMGLFDFLLEQYETTDQWTRSLMRSWAMPKIVRETPDVAA, encoded by the coding sequence ATGTCCAAGTTTAGGTCACCGCAGGCCTTCGCGCTCTCCGATTCATACAAACTGCTGCCCTTCCGATTCCGGCGCCTGCCATGGGACCACAATCGAGCTTTTGTTTCGTCCATGGGCGGAGACTGGCTCCTTATGGGCATGAAGGACCTTCAGAAGTTCGTTGCCCACGAGCTGCCGTCAGACTCTTCTTTATTTGCTGATATACAGGCGCGCCACTTGGCGGTCGCAAGCGCGGATACCAGCAGCATTGCTCCTTTACTTAGCCAAATTCGCACTAGGAAATCCTACATTCTCGGCGGACCAGCCCTGCACATCTTCGTCGTCTCGCTGCGCTGCCATCACACCTGCAGTTATTGCCAGGTATCGCGCCAAGAGACGACAGCTGCAGATTTCGACATGGAAAAGCGACATGCCGAACTTGCAGTAGAGCGCCTTTTTGAATGGCCTAGCCAAGAGCTGACAGTAGAGTTTCAAGGTGGCGAACCGCTGCTCAACTTCGAGCAGGTTATACGTCTTACGGAACTGATCGTAGAACGCAATAGATCTGCTGGGCGCAGCCTACGTTTCGTGCTTGCCTCAACTCTGCACGACCTCACCGAGGGACAACTTGAGTTCCTAGCCGAGCACCGCTTCAAGCTTTCAACGTCGCTCGACGGCCCTGAGTGGCTCCACAACGCCAACCGGCCTCGACCTGGGCGCGACAGCTATCGGCGGACTATCGACGGCATTGACTTAGGTCGCCGTTGGCTTGGCGAAGATGGTGTATCCGCACTCACAACCCTCACCAAACGAAGCCTCGAGGTGCCGGAAGCCATCATCGACGAGTATCGGAAGGTAGGTTTTCACTCCATCTCACTACGCCCCCTCAGCCCTTACGGCTTCGCCACTCGTACAGCGCCGCGAACCGGCTACACAACTAGTGACTATCTAGCCTTCTACAGGCGCGCTTTTCAGCACCTGATCTCGATCAATCGCTCGGGCTACGCCATGGATGAGTCTTACGCATCCCTGTTGCTCTCACAGCTCTTCACTTCTTTCGGGCACGGCTATGTCGATCTTCGCTCGCCTTCCGGTGCAGGGCTTGGCGCAGTGATCTACGATTACGATGGACGTGTCTACCCATCCGACGAAGCCCGGATGCTTGCCGCGATGGGCGATGACGGCTTTGCACTGGGGGACGTGTCCCAGACCGTTCCGGAGTGGCTAGTCTCACCTGCAATGGAGCGCATATTGAGTGCTGGAGTAGCGGAAGCACTTCCGACCTGCTCCGATTGTGCATTCGTTCCTATGTGCGGCGCGGACCCCATTGAGCACTATGCACGCCAAGGGGACCCAATTGGTCACCGGCCGACGAGCGACTTCTGCAGCAGGAATATGGGGCTCTTCGACTTTCTATTGGAGCAATACGAAACCACTGATCAGTGGACCCGAAGCCTGATGCGCTCCTGGGCAATGCCCAAGATTGTTAGAGAGACACCCGATGTTGCCGCTTGA